A single window of Cytobacillus dafuensis DNA harbors:
- the fliI gene encoding flagellar protein export ATPase FliI — MNLSELIDQIDQLDSFKRYGRVKRVVGLMIESQGPPESSIGDVCYIHVGTKRKRTIQAEVVGFKNEEVILMPYTSTNDISPGSLVEATSKPLEIRVGSQLVGSVIDSLGQPLDGTPLPKGLTSVPTDQEPPNPLKRPPISSAIEVGVRMIDSLLTVGNGQRVGIFAGSGVGKSTLLGMIARNTTADLNVIALIGERGREVREFIERDLGPEGLSRSIVIVATSDQPALMRIKGAFTATAIAEYFRDKGLNVMMMMDSVTRVAMAQREVGLAIGEPPTTKGYTPSVFALLPKLLERTGTNEQGSITAFYTVLVDGDDMNEPIADTVRGILDGHFVLDRALANKGQYPAVNVLKSISRVMNNIVQPDHVNASEKLRETLSTYINSEDLINIGAYKRGSSIDIDEAIRLYPNIISFLKQGTHEKVTFDEAVQQLFDLVGKGE, encoded by the coding sequence ATGAACCTTTCCGAATTAATTGATCAGATTGATCAATTAGATTCTTTTAAACGATATGGTCGAGTTAAAAGAGTAGTAGGACTAATGATAGAATCGCAAGGCCCTCCAGAAAGCTCAATTGGAGACGTTTGTTATATACATGTAGGAACTAAGCGAAAAAGAACGATACAGGCCGAGGTTGTTGGGTTCAAAAATGAAGAAGTCATATTAATGCCTTATACATCTACCAATGATATTTCACCTGGCAGTTTAGTTGAGGCAACCTCGAAGCCTCTAGAGATTAGAGTCGGTTCTCAGTTAGTTGGCTCGGTTATCGACTCTCTTGGTCAGCCGCTTGATGGGACTCCTTTGCCAAAAGGATTGACATCTGTTCCGACAGATCAAGAACCGCCTAATCCCTTGAAAAGACCCCCAATTTCTTCAGCAATTGAAGTTGGTGTTCGCATGATTGATAGCTTATTAACAGTAGGAAATGGCCAGCGGGTCGGGATTTTTGCAGGTAGTGGGGTCGGGAAAAGTACTTTACTAGGAATGATTGCGAGAAATACAACAGCAGATTTGAATGTAATTGCACTTATTGGTGAGCGTGGTAGAGAGGTTCGGGAATTTATCGAGAGGGACTTAGGGCCTGAGGGCTTAAGTCGATCCATCGTCATTGTAGCAACATCTGACCAGCCTGCCCTGATGAGAATAAAAGGTGCTTTTACCGCAACAGCAATAGCTGAATATTTTCGTGATAAAGGTTTAAATGTCATGATGATGATGGACTCGGTTACAAGGGTAGCGATGGCTCAAAGGGAGGTTGGTTTGGCAATTGGAGAACCGCCAACAACCAAAGGATATACCCCTTCGGTATTTGCGCTCCTACCTAAGCTCCTTGAACGAACGGGTACAAATGAACAAGGATCAATTACTGCATTTTATACAGTGTTAGTTGATGGCGATGATATGAACGAACCAATTGCTGATACCGTCAGAGGAATTTTGGACGGACACTTTGTTCTCGATCGTGCTTTAGCTAATAAGGGCCAATACCCAGCTGTTAATGTTTTAAAAAGCATTAGCCGGGTGATGAATAATATTGTTCAACCTGATCATGTTAATGCTTCAGAGAAATTAAGAGAAACATTAAGTACATATATAAATTCTGAAGATTTAATAAACATTGGTGCCTATAAAAGAGGCTCTTCAATTGATATCGATGAAGCAATCAGGCTATATCCTAATATCATATCTTTCTTAAAGCAAGGAACACATGAAAAAGTAACATTTGATGAAGCAGTTCAGCAATTATTTGACCTCGTAGGGAAGGGAGAATAG
- the fliJ gene encoding flagellar export protein FliJ yields MQYQFRFEKILTIKEIEKDEALNVYNQAVKRFEKAAEKLYELLKKKEDLEVYQSSRLVNGIPVQEIRHHQHFIHNLEKTIEHYQQIVMNARNHMNFQQEKLKEKNIEVKKFEIMKEKGLTNYAESVKQLEGKQMDDISIQHFMNRGN; encoded by the coding sequence ATGCAATACCAATTTAGGTTCGAAAAAATCCTTACGATAAAAGAGATAGAAAAGGATGAAGCACTAAATGTTTATAATCAGGCAGTGAAAAGATTTGAGAAAGCTGCTGAAAAATTATATGAACTACTTAAGAAAAAAGAGGATTTAGAAGTTTATCAATCCTCAAGGCTTGTAAATGGTATACCAGTACAGGAAATTAGACATCATCAGCATTTTATACATAATTTAGAGAAAACGATTGAACATTATCAGCAAATTGTGATGAATGCAAGAAACCATATGAACTTCCAGCAAGAAAAGCTTAAAGAGAAAAATATTGAAGTGAAGAAATTTGAAATAATGAAAGAAAAAGGCTTAACTAATTATGCTGAAAGTGTAAAGCAGCTTGAGGGCAAGCAAATGGATGATATCTCGATCCAGCATTTTATGAATCGGGGAAATTAG
- a CDS encoding MotE family protein: MDKLLEEKESKKSSRFQGFIYLVLIPLLFAITIALIVMTILGHNVFELAKEYGQKIPFVSSVFEEENSKSLENLETKGIELEAEIKDREAKISQLETQLESKDEEISKVQMEKERLEDEIAELTAMKEENKRAFKDIVKTYETISPKKAAPIISNMSEEEALKILSNVKADTLAGIMEKMEPELAAKYTELLTAEGDSHSEIQ, encoded by the coding sequence GTGGACAAGTTATTAGAAGAAAAAGAATCGAAGAAATCCTCAAGATTCCAAGGCTTTATTTATTTAGTCTTAATTCCGCTGTTATTTGCTATAACAATTGCCCTAATTGTTATGACAATTCTTGGACATAACGTCTTTGAACTAGCAAAGGAATATGGACAGAAAATTCCTTTTGTTTCTTCTGTATTCGAAGAGGAAAATTCAAAGTCACTTGAAAATCTTGAAACAAAGGGTATTGAGCTTGAAGCTGAAATCAAAGATCGTGAAGCAAAGATTTCACAGCTGGAGACACAATTAGAAAGTAAAGATGAAGAGATTTCTAAAGTACAAATGGAAAAAGAACGTCTTGAAGATGAGATTGCAGAATTGACAGCCATGAAGGAAGAAAATAAACGTGCGTTTAAGGATATCGTCAAAACATATGAAACGATATCTCCAAAAAAAGCAGCTCCAATCATTTCTAATATGAGTGAGGAAGAAGCATTAAAAATCCTTTCTAATGTTAAAGCCGATACACTTGCCGGCATTATGGAAAAAATGGAACCTGAATTAGCAGCAAAGTATACAGAGTTATTAACTGCTGAAGGAGATAGCCATTCAGAAATCCAATAA
- a CDS encoding flagellar hook-length control protein FliK has product MEIGILGAINTLISQDIKTGSSGKGESGFSSLFANMLPKPANTLNLKATDENTGDFSNEELSGLLQLLQTNDILELENGMELLGKVAFQSNSDIINIIEEELNLSSEELVQLLSSFYNKLLTNNNGEKGLSPIEPNDTQQDKTDENQIDTILSLIQSIASIQMQDKQLTPDKEFGQTMKVLKLFELLSAHQDSHSNQIKMREFMKSMNEKLEVLLNDSVRSNRDELLQKTFTNLVNELNGKSSVKSETVGDNVAKVLAKTEQVHQHGFIHFQQLSKPEQLTLFSQPANRPVSAEQLMEQFQSILSRSQFLKNGGTQKLFIKLNPEHLGALRVELIQKDSAIIARILTSTSTAKEMMESQLNGLKQAFHSQNIQVERVEISQQFTQQDRSFNREQQNGQERQEQHREDQHEQQTNGDFTSSFEEALLNTEA; this is encoded by the coding sequence GTGGAAATCGGTATTTTAGGAGCAATCAATACATTAATCTCTCAGGATATAAAAACGGGATCTTCAGGAAAAGGTGAATCCGGATTTTCTTCTCTTTTTGCAAATATGTTACCGAAACCAGCTAATACACTAAACTTGAAAGCTACAGATGAGAATACTGGTGATTTTTCAAATGAGGAACTGTCAGGGCTGCTTCAATTATTACAAACAAATGATATTCTCGAGCTTGAAAATGGGATGGAGCTTCTTGGAAAGGTCGCATTTCAAAGTAATTCAGACATCATTAATATAATTGAAGAAGAGTTGAATTTGTCTTCTGAAGAGCTTGTGCAGTTATTAAGTAGTTTCTATAATAAATTACTTACTAACAATAATGGAGAGAAGGGGTTAAGCCCTATTGAGCCAAATGATACTCAACAGGATAAAACGGACGAAAACCAAATAGATACCATTTTGTCCCTTATTCAGTCAATTGCATCTATTCAAATGCAAGATAAGCAATTGACACCTGACAAAGAGTTTGGACAAACAATGAAGGTTTTAAAACTATTTGAACTTTTATCTGCACATCAGGATTCTCACAGTAACCAAATAAAAATGCGAGAATTTATGAAAAGCATGAACGAAAAGTTAGAAGTTCTATTAAATGACTCCGTTCGTTCAAATAGAGATGAGCTTTTACAGAAAACCTTTACAAATCTAGTAAATGAATTAAATGGTAAAAGCAGTGTAAAAAGTGAAACTGTTGGCGACAATGTGGCGAAAGTTCTAGCTAAAACAGAACAGGTTCATCAGCATGGGTTTATCCATTTTCAACAATTATCTAAACCCGAGCAGCTGACTTTATTCTCTCAACCAGCGAATAGACCTGTATCTGCTGAACAATTGATGGAACAATTTCAATCAATACTTTCAAGAAGTCAATTCCTGAAAAATGGCGGAACGCAAAAACTTTTCATTAAGTTAAACCCTGAACATTTGGGAGCACTTAGAGTTGAACTGATTCAAAAGGATTCAGCGATCATTGCTCGTATTCTTACGTCTACTTCAACAGCGAAGGAAATGATGGAATCCCAATTAAACGGATTAAAGCAAGCATTTCATTCTCAAAATATTCAGGTGGAAAGAGTTGAAATCTCTCAGCAGTTTACACAGCAAGATCGGAGCTTTAATCGAGAGCAACAGAATGGACAAGAAAGACAAGAGCAGCATAGGGAAGATCAGCATGAACAGCAAACAAACGGAGATTTTACTAGCTCATTTGAAGAGGCACTCCTTAATACTGAAGCATAG
- the flgD gene encoding flagellar hook assembly protein FlgD yields MTNTIDSSLMLSKYQKDQRKTGSDILGKDDFLKILMVQLQNQDPMNPLEDKDFIAQMATFSTLEQITNMSNTMEKFVKVQEQSQLIAYNQFVGKDITWHKVSAATKPGGEPVIEEGTGKVASIQFKDNSVLFILEDGTKLEPGNISQVNETSKDNAMVQASMMIGKTITYLEDKAEKVAKIKSVSFKDGKIYFQLDDDKTSITSSQIIKIE; encoded by the coding sequence ATGACAAATACAATTGATTCATCATTAATGCTATCAAAATATCAAAAAGATCAGCGGAAAACTGGATCAGATATATTAGGTAAAGATGATTTTCTAAAAATATTAATGGTTCAGCTGCAAAACCAGGATCCTATGAATCCCTTGGAGGATAAAGACTTTATTGCTCAAATGGCGACGTTTTCTACTCTAGAGCAAATAACCAATATGAGTAATACAATGGAGAAATTTGTTAAGGTACAGGAGCAAAGTCAATTAATTGCCTACAATCAGTTTGTTGGTAAGGATATAACTTGGCATAAAGTATCTGCGGCTACAAAGCCTGGAGGAGAGCCTGTAATAGAAGAAGGAACAGGGAAAGTAGCGTCTATTCAATTTAAGGATAATTCAGTTTTGTTTATTTTGGAAGATGGTACGAAATTAGAACCAGGGAATATCTCGCAAGTCAATGAAACTTCGAAAGATAATGCGATGGTTCAAGCTAGCATGATGATTGGAAAGACAATTACCTATTTAGAAGACAAGGCTGAGAAGGTAGCAAAAATAAAATCAGTTTCATTTAAAGACGGGAAAATTTATTTTCAGCTAGATGATGATAAGACATCAATCACTTCATCACAAATTATAAAAATTGAATAA
- a CDS encoding TIGR02530 family flagellar biosynthesis protein, whose product MDKMMFHPIHSKAVISTKTKSANRELQPNNSFSVHFQNALQSDSKLTVSKHAKERLLQRGIHINDAQWNQIEEKVQEAKNKGVKESLVLLKDAALIVSAKNNTVITAMDREEARTQIFTNINGTIILDQ is encoded by the coding sequence ATGGATAAAATGATGTTTCATCCGATTCATTCAAAGGCCGTCATCAGCACAAAAACAAAATCGGCCAATCGAGAACTTCAACCCAACAATAGCTTCTCTGTACATTTCCAGAATGCACTACAGTCTGACAGTAAATTAACGGTCAGTAAGCATGCCAAAGAGCGCCTACTACAAAGAGGAATACATATCAATGATGCGCAATGGAATCAGATTGAGGAAAAAGTTCAAGAAGCAAAAAACAAGGGTGTAAAGGAATCGCTCGTATTACTTAAAGATGCAGCATTAATTGTCAGTGCAAAGAACAATACAGTAATAACGGCAATGGATCGGGAAGAAGCCCGTACACAAATATTTACAAATATCAATGGCACCATCATTTTGGACCAATAA
- a CDS encoding flagellar hook protein FlgE, protein MLRSMYSGISGMKNFQTKLDVIGNNIANVNTFGFKKGRVTFKDTMNQMVSGASAATETRGGTNPMQVGLGSSLASIDTIHTGSSLQTTGRALDLGIDGDGYFVVKDGNQTFYTRAGNFYVDDNGTLVTADGLKVQAYKNGVLEDITVNVNATLPALATDEMKLEGSLPDPATLSPGAGSEVQQMKIVDSKGVEHTLDYQYVVDAAGTGWEIKFTNQNSTTDPKPSTTLPLAYDSTTKKYTAPADLDLTTLELTDGGTVKFNVDKLKQEGDSITAQANPNGNLSGKLESFNIGPTGEVNGVYSNGQIRGLGTIALAKFSNTSGLLKAGGNLFQETINSGTANINVPGSGRGGIAAGALEMSNVDLSEEFTEMITAQRGFQANTRIITTSDEILQELVNLKR, encoded by the coding sequence ATGCTACGTTCAATGTACTCTGGAATTAGCGGAATGAAAAACTTCCAAACAAAATTAGATGTAATTGGTAACAACATCGCTAACGTCAACACTTTTGGCTTTAAAAAAGGTCGTGTTACTTTTAAAGATACAATGAACCAAATGGTTTCCGGTGCAAGTGCGGCAACCGAAACTCGTGGAGGAACAAACCCTATGCAAGTCGGTCTTGGTTCTTCATTAGCATCAATCGATACGATTCATACTGGCTCTAGTTTACAAACAACAGGTCGAGCTCTTGATTTAGGAATTGATGGAGATGGATACTTCGTAGTTAAAGATGGTAATCAAACTTTTTATACTAGAGCAGGTAATTTTTATGTTGATGATAACGGTACTCTTGTAACGGCAGATGGACTTAAAGTACAGGCATATAAAAATGGAGTCCTTGAAGATATTACAGTGAATGTGAATGCAACATTACCTGCACTGGCAACTGATGAAATGAAATTAGAAGGTAGTTTGCCTGATCCAGCTACATTATCACCTGGAGCAGGCAGTGAAGTTCAACAGATGAAAATTGTTGATTCAAAAGGTGTTGAACATACTTTAGACTATCAATACGTAGTAGATGCTGCTGGAACTGGATGGGAAATTAAGTTTACAAACCAAAATTCTACAACTGATCCAAAACCAAGTACTACATTACCGTTAGCCTATGATTCAACAACTAAAAAATATACTGCACCTGCTGACTTAGATTTAACAACTCTTGAGTTAACAGATGGAGGAACTGTTAAATTTAATGTAGACAAACTAAAACAAGAAGGAGATTCCATTACTGCACAAGCAAATCCAAATGGGAATTTATCGGGGAAGCTAGAAAGCTTTAATATCGGTCCAACTGGTGAAGTAAATGGAGTATATTCAAATGGTCAAATTAGAGGTCTTGGAACGATTGCATTAGCAAAATTCAGTAATACCTCTGGACTTCTGAAGGCTGGGGGCAACTTATTCCAAGAAACAATCAATTCAGGTACTGCAAATATTAATGTTCCTGGTAGTGGACGCGGAGGAATTGCAGCAGGTGCTCTTGAAATGTCTAACGTTGACCTTTCTGAGGAATTCACGGAAATGATCACAGCCCAGCGTGGTTTCCAAGCTAACACTCGGATTATCACTACATCAGATGAAATTTTACAAGAATTAGTTAACTTAAAACGATAA